A region of the Paracoccaceae bacterium genome:
CGCGCCATCTACCGGCAGACGCTGCGCGAACTCAACGCGCTGTCGTCCCGCGAGCTCGCAGACCTGGGCATCCATCGCACGATGATCACCCGCATCGCGCTTGAGGCTGCCTACGGCAAATGACGGTTTTGCCCGACCCCCTCCTCCTCCCTGGGGTCCATGGCAATAGCGGCGGCGCTTTTCCTCCTCCCTGGCGTCGCCGCCTTTTACAGCCCGGACACCGCGCCCCGATGGTGCGGATTGCCCGGAACGGCATCTGACTGGTCCTTCCTCCTCCCTCGGGCCAGCGGATCAAGGCGGCGACCCCCTCCTCCTCCCTGGGGTCGCCGCCGACCCTTTCACCGGGCGACGGGCCCGGCACGCGATCCGGCCGGCCCCTCCTCCTCCCTGGGTCGGACGGTGCAAGGCGGCGGCCCTCTTCTCCTCCCTGGGGCTGCCGCCCTTTCTTCTGCGGGCGATGGCCCGACCGTGATCTGAACGGCCCCTCCTCCTCCCTCGGGCCGGTCGGAGCAAGGGCGGCGGACGCGACCTCCTCCCCGCGTCCGCCGCCGACTGCCCCCTCGACATCCCGAACTTGCAGGTCCGCGCCGGGCCGCCGATAAGGCGTGACCGAAGCCGGAGGATGCCATGCGCGCCACCCTGTTGACGGCCCCGCTGGTGGCGGCCCTGGTCGGCTATGGCTCGACCATCGCGCTCGTGCTTTCGGCGGCCGCGGCCGTCGGCGCGACCGAGGGCCAGACAGCCTCGTGGGTGTTCGCGATCTGCCTGGCCAAGGCGGCGGCGGGTGCCTGGCTGTCATGGCGCCATCGGATTCCCGCGATCATTGCCTGGTCGACCCCCGGTGCCGCGATGGTGGCCGCGACAAGCGGCATCGCCATGGCCGAGGCCGTGGGGGCGTTCCTGCTGGCCGGGGCCCTGATCGCGCTGACCGGCGCCGTGCGGCCGCTGGGGCGCGCGGTCGCGGCGATTCCCGACGGTGTCGCCGGGGCGATGCTGGCGGGCGTGCTGCTGCCGTTCTGCCTGCGGCTGCCCGAGGCGGCCAAGGCTCTGCCCGGCATCGTCCTGCCGATGGTCGCGGTCTTTGCCGGGGTGCGGCTGTGGAACCCCGCGATTGCGGTGCTGGCGGCGCTTGGCACCGGGGCGGGGCTGGCCTTTGCCCTAGGGCATGCCGCCGCGCCGGCCCTGCCCTTCGCCCTGCCCGGCCTGACGCTGGTCGCCCCGTCGTTCCGTGCCGAGGTGCTGATCGGCCTTGGGCTGCCGCTGTACCTTGTGACCATGGCCTCGCAGAACCTGCCGGGCTTTGCCACGCTGCGGGCGCATGGCTATGACGCGCCGGTCGGACCCGCCCTGATGGCGACCGGCGGTGCCTCGGCGGTGTCGGCACTGGCGGGGGCGCATACGATCAGCATGGCGGCAATCACGGCGGCAATCTGCATGGGCCCCGACACGCATCCCGACCCCGCCCAGCGATGGAAGGCGGGGATCGTCTATGCCGGATTCTGGCTGCTGCTCGGGCTGTTCGGGCCGGTCATCCTGGCGCTGATCGGCGCCCTGCCCGCGCCGCTGGTCACGGCGATCGTGGGCCTTGCCCTGATCGGGCCGTTCATGGGGGCGGCGACCACCGCCTTCGCAGCCCCCGAAACCCGCTTTCCCGCAGCCGCGACGCTGGTGGTCACGGCATCGGGCGTGGCGGTCTGGGGGGTGGGGGCCGCGTTCTGGGGGCTGGCGGCGGGGCTGGTTCTGGTGGTGCTGGCGCGGCTGCGCTGACGCTCAGAACGGCACGTCGTCATCCAGATCGGCGGCGCGGTCGGCGGCGGTGACAAAGCGCGCGATCACCTTCTTCATCCCGGCCTTCTCGAAATCGACATCCAGCTTGTCGCCCTCGACATAGGTCACGCGGCCATAGCCGAACTTGGCATGGAACACCCGGTCGCCCTCGGACCAGGGCGAGACTGCGGCAAGGTCGATCACCTGATGCCGGGCCTCGCGCGGCTGGGCCACCGGGCGGGCACCGGCACGCGCCTGCATCCGCTGCCAGCCGGGCGAGTTGTACACATCGGCCCGCGCCGCGCGGGTTTCCAGCGTCGAGGCCATGCCCGCCGCGCCGTAGCCCCCGCCGTAGAGACCCGGCGGCGTCAGCACCTCGACGTGATCGGGGGGCAGTTCGTCTATGAAGCGCGACGGCAGTTGCGATTGCCACTGGCCATAGACCCGGCGGTTTGCGGCAAAGCTGACGGTGCAAAGCTCTTCCGCGCGGGTGATCCCGACGTAGGCAAGCCTGCGCTCTTCCTCCAGCCCCTTGCGGCCGCTTTCATCCATGCTGCGCTGGCTGGGGAACAGGCCGTCCTCCCACCCGGGCAGGAACACCACCGGAAACTCCAGCCCCTTGGCGGCGTGCAGCGTCATGATGGTGACCTTCTCGGCCGACTCCTCGGTGTCGTTGTCCATGATCAGCGCGACATGTTCGAGAAAGCCCTGAAGGTTTTCGAACTGTTCCAGCGCCTTGACCAGTTCCTTGAGGTTTTCCAGCCGCCCCGGCGCCTCGGGCGTCTTGTCGGCCTGCCACATCGCGGTATAGCCGGATTCGTCCAGGATGGTCTCGGCCAGACGGATATGGCTTTCGCCGCCGTCCTTCTCCGGGCGCAGCGTGGCCGCATGCCAGCGGTCGACGCCATCCACGAAGGCGCGCATCTGGTTCGCGGCCTTCCCGCCCATCTCGCGCCGCGCCAGCATGCCGCGCGCGGCCTCGATGAGCGACACGCCAGCGGCGCGGGCGGTGCGCTGGATGTCCTGCATCCCCTTTTCGCCAAGGCCGCGCTTGGGCGTGTTGGCGACGCGTTCAAAGGCCAGGTCGTCGTCGGGGCTGACCGCCAGCCGGAAATAGGCCATGGCGTCGCGCACCTCGAGCCGCTCATAGAACCGCGGCCCGCCGATCACGCGATAGGGCAGCCCGATGGTCAGGAACCGGTCCTCGAAGGCGCGCATCTGGTGGCTGGCGCGCACGAGGATCGCCATGTCGTCCAATGACCGCCCCGCGTGCCCCCGGGTGCCGCGCTGCAACGCCTCGACCTCCTCGCCGATCCAGCGCGCCTCCTCCTCGCCGTCCCAGTGGCCGATCAGGCGGACCTTCTCGCCGCCCTCGGCCTCGGTCCACAGCGTCTTGCCCAGCCGCCCCTCGTTCGCCGCGATCAGGCCGCTTGCGGTGGCCAGGATATGTGCGGTGGAGCGGTAGTTCTGTTCCAGCCGGATCACCTGCGCGCCGGGAAAATCCTTCTCGAACCGCAGGATGTTGCCCACCTCGGCGCCGCGCCAGCCATAGATCGACTGGTCGTCGTCCCCCACGCAGCAGATGTTGCGGTGGCTCTGCGCCAGCAGCCGCAGCCACAGGTACTGCGCCACGTTGGTATCCTGGTATTCGTCCACAAGGATGTAGCGGAACCGCCGCTGGTATTGCTGCAGCACGTCCGGATGCGCCTGGAAGATCGTGACCACATGCAGCAGAAGGTCGCCGAAATCGCAGGCGTTCAGGGTTTTCAGACGGTCCTGATAGGCCTCGTACAACTCGGTCCCCCGGTTGTCGAAGGCCGCGCCCTCGGCCCCCGGCACGCGGGCGGGGGTCAGCGCGCGGTTCTTCCAGCCGTCGATCAACCCTGCCAGCAGCCGGGCGGGCCAGCGTTTCTCGTCAATGCCCGCGGCGGCGATCAGCTGCTTCATCAGGCGCAGCTGATCGTCGGTGTCGAGGATGGTGAAGTTCGACTTCAGCCCCGCCAGTTCCGCGTGGCGGCGCAGGATCTTGACGCTGAGGGAATGGAATGTGCCCATCCATGGCAGGCCACTCCACGCTTTTACCTCACCAAAGAGACGCTTTCCGAGTTCAAACGGTGTCTCATTCAGCCGCTGTTTCATTTCCTTTGCGGCCTTATTTGTGAACGTTACCGCAAGAACCTCGCCGAGGCCGACACCACGTGTCGTCAACAGATGCGCCAATCGGGCCATCAACGACTTGGTCTTGCCGGTGCCCGCCCCGGCCAGCATCAGTACCGGGCCATCCAACGCCTCGACCGCCGCGCGCTGTGCCGCGTTCAACCCCTCCAGATAGGGGGCGGCGGGGCGGGCCATCATGGCCTGCGCAGACAGGGATAGGGGCGATGTCGCGGTCATCCCCCAAGTATAGCGGCGGCGGCGGCGGAATAAAGTGCTTGTTCGCGCGTTGTTCCGGGGGCTTGCAGATCAGGTTCCGGGCCCGGCAGGCCCCTGCCCGGCCAGCGACCGCAGGTAGGCCGTCATGTGCCAGCGGATCAGCGCATCCTGCTTCACGGTGCCGAAGGCCACCCCCAGCCCCTGCGCGACGATGCGGACCTGATGCTGCGCGCGGTCCTCTGCACCGTCGCGGTCGATCAGGATCACCCGCGGGCGCTTGCCCGTCAGATGCGCGGCGAACACTGCCTGATGCACGCTGTCGATCGACGACCGCTTGCCGTCCAGCCCGACCTCGATCACCTCGTCGGCCGTCTCGCAGTCGACACGGATGAACTGGCTGCCGTGGTCAATGGCATAGTCCTGCCGCGTCTCGGCCTCGCCACCCAGCATGGCGCAGAGAATCAGGATGGCCTGTGCCTCGGTCATGGTGGGGGCATATCATGAACGCCCGGCCATTCGTTAACCTTTCTTAACGAATGGTTAACGCGATGCGGCCACAACGCGATGCGTGCTGCCACGCAGCAAAAAGTGCGGGCTGCCCGGCGACAGGCCGACGCGGGGACAGCCGGTTTCACGGGCCTGTCATCGAATCCCTTGCGCCGCAGTGCAGCGACGCTAACGTGCCGGAGTCACCTGTCCGGAGGCTGCCATGCCCGAATTCCGCAAGATCCTTGTCGCCAACCGCGGCGAGATTGCCATCCGCGTGATGCGGGCCGCCAACGAGATGGGCAAGAAGACGGTCGCCGTCTACGCCGAGGAGGACAAGCTTTCGCTGCACCGGTTCAAGGCCGACGAAGCCTACCGGATCGGCGAGGGGCTGAGCCCGGTGGGCGCCTATCTGTCGATCGCCGAGATCATCCGGGTGGCGCGCGAAAGCGGCGCCGATGCCATCCACCCCGGATATGGCCTGTTGTCCGAGAACCCGGATTTCGTGGATGCCTGCGACCGTGCGGGCCTCACCTTCATCGGACCCAAGGCCGAGACGATGCGCCAGCTTGGCGACAAGGCCAGCGCGCGGCGCGTCGCCATCGCGGCGGGGGTGCCGGTGATCCCCGCGACCGAGGTGCTGGGCGACGACATGGCGGCGGTCAAGGCCGAGGCGGCGGCGGTGGGCTATCCGCTGATGCTGAAGGCAAGCTGGGGCGGCGGCGGGCGCGGGATGCGCCCGATCCTCTCGGAGGACGAGCTTGAGGCCAAGGTGCGCGAGGGGCGGCGCGAGGCCGAGGCGGCCTTCGGCAATGGCGAGGGCTATCTGGAAAAGATGATCCAGCGCGCCCGCCATGTCGAGGTGCAGATCCTCGGCGACAAGCACGGCCAGATCTATCACCTCTACGAGCGCGACTGCACGGTGCAGCGGCGCAACCAGAAGGTCGTCGAACGCGCGCCCGCCCCCTATCTGACCGAGGCCCAGCGGGCCGAGGTCTGCGACCTGGGCCGCCGCATCTGCGCCCATGTGGGCTATGAATGCGCGGGCACGGTCGAGTTCCTGATGGACATGGACAGCGGGCATTTCTACTTCATCGAGGTGAACCCCCGCGTGCAGGTAGAGCATACGGTGACCGAGGAGGTCACCGGCATCGACATCGTGCAGGCCCAGATCCGCATCGCCGAAGGCGCCACGCTGGCCGAGGCCACGGGGGTCGCGCGGCAGGACGACATCACCCTGTCGGGCCATGCCGTGCAGTGCCGGGTGACGACCGAGGACCCGCAGAACAACTTCATCCCCGACTACGGCCGCCTGACCGCCTATCGCAGTGCCACCGGCATGGGCATCCGGCTGGATGGCGGCACGGCCTATGCGGGGGGGGTGATCACGCGCTACTACGACTCGTTGCTGGTCAAGGTCACCGCCTGGGCGCAGACGCCCGAGGCGGCCATCAAGCGGATGGACCGGGCCCTGCGCGAATTCCGCATCCGGGGCGTGGCGACGAACCTCGATTTCGTCATCAACCTGCTGAAACACCCGACGTTCCTGAACAACACCTATACCACCAAGTTCATCGACACGACGCCCGAACTGTTCCAGTTCCGCCGCCGCCGCGACCGGGCGACGAAGATCCTGACCTATATCGCCGACATCACGGTGAACGGGCACCCCGAGACGGCGGGGCGACCGAAGCCGCCCGCCGAGGCGCGGGCACCGAGACCGCCCCGGGCGCTGACCGACAGCCCCGCCACCGGCACCCGCAACCTGCTGGAACAGAAGGGCCCGCAGGCGGTGGCCGACTGGCTGGCCAGGCAGCGGAAGGTGATGATCACCGACACCACGATGCGCGACGGGCACCAGAGCCTTCTGGCAACCCGCATGCGGTCGATCGACATGATCCGCGTGGCCCCCGCCTATGCCGCGAACCTGCCGCAGCTGTTCAGCGTGGAATGCTGGGGGGGCGCAACCTTCGACGTGGCCTACCGGTTCCTGCAGGAATGCCCGTGGCAGCGCCTGCGCGACCTGCGGGCCGCCATGCCGAACCTGATGACCCAGATGCTGCTGCGCGCCTCGAACGGGGTGGGATACACCAACTATCCCGACAACGTGGTGCGCGCCTTCGTGGCCCAAGCGGCGAGGACCGGGGTCGATGTGTTCCGGGTGTTCGACAGCCTGAACTGGGTCGAGAACATGCGCGTCGCCATGGATGCGGTGATCGAGGCCGGCAAGGTCTGCGAGGGGACGGTCTGCTACACCGGCGACATCGACGATCCCGACCGGGCGAAATACGACCTGAAGTACTATGTCGAGCGGTCGCGCGAACTGAAGGCGGCGGGGGCGCATATCCTGGGGCTGAAGGACATGGCGGGGCTGCTGAAACCAGCCGCGGCCCGGGTCCTGGTGCGGACGCTGAAGCAGGAGGTGGGCCTGCCCGTGCATTTCCACACCCATGACACCAGCGGCCTGGCGGGCGCCACCGTTCTGGCCGCCTGCGAGGCAGGGGTGGATGCCGTGGATGCGGCGATGGATGCCTTTTCGGGCGGCACCTCGCAGCCCTGCCTTGGCTCGATCGTCGAGGCGCTGCGCCACACCGACCGCGACACCGGACTGGATATTGCGGCGATCAGGGCAATCAGCAACTACTGGGAGGGGGTGCGCGCGCAGTATGCGGCCTTCGAATCCGGCCTGCCCGCCCCGGCCAGCGAGGTCTGGCTGCACGAGATGCCGGGGGGACAGTTCACCAATCTCAAGGCGCAGGCCCGGTCGCTGGGGCTGGAGGAACGCTGGCACGAGGTGGCGCAGGCCTATGCCGATGCGAACCGGATGTTCGGCGACATCGTGAAGGTCACGCCATCGTCCAAGGTGGTGGGCGACATGGCGCTGATGATGGTGGCGCAGGGGCTGACGCGGGCGCAGGTCGAGGATCCGGCGGTCGAGGTGGCCTTTCCCGACTCGGTCGTCGACATGCTGCGCGGCAACCTCGGCCAGCCGCACGGGGGCTGGCCCGCGGGCATCCTGAAGAAGGTGCTGAAGGGCGAGGCGCCACTGACGGAACGGCCGGGCGCCCGCCTGGCGCCGGTCGATCTGGAGGCGACGCGGGCCAGGGTGGTGGCCGAACTGGGCGATGACGAGGGCGTGGCGGAAAGCGTGGATGACGAGGATCTGAACGGATATCTGATGTATCCCAAGGTCTTCATGGATTATCGCCAGCGCCACAAGACCTATGGCCCGGTGCGTGCCTTGCCGACGCGGACGTTCTTTTACGGGATGGAACCGGGCGACGAGATCACGGCCGAGATCGACCCCGGCAAGACGCTGGAGATCCGCCTGTCGGCGGTGGGCGAGACGGGCGACGACGGCGAGGTCAAGGTGTTCTTCGAACTGAACGGCCAGCCGCGGGTCATCCGCGTGCCGAACCGGGCAGTCAAGGCGCGCACCGCCGCGCGGCCGAAGGCGCAGGACGGCAACCCCGCCCATGTCGGCGCGCCGATGCCGGGGTCGGTGGCGTCGGTCGCGGCGGTGGCGGGCAAGGAGGTGCGGGCGGGCGATCTTCTGCTGACCATCGAGGCGATGAAGATGGAGACCGGCCTGCACGCCGACCGCGCCGCAAGGGTGAAGGCGGTGCATGTGGTGCCCGGCGCCCAGATCGAGGCCAAGGACCTGCTGGTGGAGTTCGAGTGAGGGGTGGCCCCGGCGGGGCCAGACCGGGCCGAACCGGCCAGCCTGTTGGAAACACGGGGAATCCGCCGGGTTAACAGGGCGTGAACGGTCTGGCGCGCGTCTGGCCCGCGTCTGGCAGGCGTCTGGCGCGGCGGTCCCCCTTCAGCCGAAGCTGCCGCGCAGGAACCCTGCTGTCTCGGCTGTGCGCGGATGGGCGAAGACCTCGGCCGCGGGGCCCGTCTCGATCAGCCGGCCCATGTGGAAGAACGCGACCCGGTCGGCGATGCGGCGGGCCTGTGCGATGGAATGGGTGATCACCACGATGGCCAGTTCCGATTTCAGCTGCATCAGCAGATCCTCGACCGCCGCGGTGGCGATCGGGTCGATCGAGCCCGTCGGCTCGTCCATCAGCAGCACCTCGGGCCGGGTCGACAGCGCGCGCGCGATGCAGAGCCGCTGCTGCTGGCCGCCCGACAGGGCAAGCGCCTCCATCCGGTGCAGATTGTCCTTCACCTCGTCCCACAGATGCGCGCGGCGCAGGCACTCCTCGACATGCGCGGCCAGTTCCGCCGGGGTCGGGCACAACCCGTGCATCAACGGGCCTGCCGCGACGTTGTGCCAGATCGTGCCCGGAAACGGATTGGGCTTTTGCGCCACCCAGCCGAAGCGGCGCCGGTGCAGCGGCGGATCGACATCGGGGGCATTGATATCCCGCCCGTGCATGCGGATCTGCCCGGCGATGCGGACATCGGGCGCCGCGTCATGCATCCGGTTCAGGCATTTCAGCGCCGTCGTCTTGCCGCAACCCGAAGGCCCCATGAAGGCAAGGATTTCGGCGCGGAACAGGTCGAACGACACGCCATCAAGCGCGCGGGCCGGACCATACCAGAGCGACAGGTCCCTCACCTCGATCACCGGCACGGCGGGGCGGCGGGTCAGGTCGGGAGCGGATTCGGGGGCGGCGGCGTCGTCGAACATCGGGCGATCCTCTGCGGTTGACCTGTGCCGAGGCTGCGGCGAATCGGTGCCGGGATCATTCGATCCAGATCAATCGGGCAGCAGATTTCGTGAAAGGTTCATCCCGCCGTCATCATCGCGCGGATGCGTTTTCCCTCTTGCAGGCCCCCGGGCGCGCGGCTAAATCACCGCCTACCGAAACGGCGCGGGCGTAGCTCAGGGGTAGAGCATAACCTTGCCAAGGTTAGGGTCGTGAGTTCGAATCTCATCGCCCGCTCCAGATCGGATCGCAGGGGCGCCCTCGGGGCGCCCCTTCGCGTTTCCGGGCCCCGGGTTCAGCGCACCCAGAGCCCCTCGCGCTTGATGCGGTTGCGGATGGCGCGTTCCTGGCGGGGCAGGTCGGCGCGGTCGAACAGGGCACGCACCTGCCGCCCCTGGCCCTGTTCGATCATCTTCTTCATCGGCCCGTAGCCGCGCAGCACGCGCTTGACCTCGCGCTGCCCGGCGACCCGTTCCAGAACCTCGACCACGCGGTCGCTTTCGCGGGCGTAGAGCAGCGGAAGGCTGCGCCAGTGGCAGGTCACCCCGTCATCCATCCCGGCCAGTTCCGGCCCGGGACGCCCGCCGCCGAGCGCGTGAATGACAAGCGGCAGCACGATCTGGTCAAGCCAGGGGTCCATCGGCTGGCACACCAGTTCGGGGGGCGGGTCGCGGAGCACGGCGACGGCCCAGTCGCGGAACCGGTCGCCGAAGGTGCGGGGCGAGGCGTGGAAGAACCAGCCCGCGTTGAAGTAGAGATAGCGGCGCCAGTATTCCTCGGGCTGCGACAGGTCGAGGCTGGAGGCGAAGTCGAGGCCG
Encoded here:
- a CDS encoding DUF1127 domain-containing protein, producing MAYVNDTRAATAGLADRLSAFVKTLREAARRRAIYRQTLRELNALSSRELADLGIHRTMITRIALEAAYGK
- a CDS encoding benzoate/H(+) symporter BenE family transporter produces the protein MRATLLTAPLVAALVGYGSTIALVLSAAAAVGATEGQTASWVFAICLAKAAAGAWLSWRHRIPAIIAWSTPGAAMVAATSGIAMAEAVGAFLLAGALIALTGAVRPLGRAVAAIPDGVAGAMLAGVLLPFCLRLPEAAKALPGIVLPMVAVFAGVRLWNPAIAVLAALGTGAGLAFALGHAAAPALPFALPGLTLVAPSFRAEVLIGLGLPLYLVTMASQNLPGFATLRAHGYDAPVGPALMATGGASAVSALAGAHTISMAAITAAICMGPDTHPDPAQRWKAGIVYAGFWLLLGLFGPVILALIGALPAPLVTAIVGLALIGPFMGAATTAFAAPETRFPAAATLVVTASGVAVWGVGAAFWGLAAGLVLVVLARLR
- a CDS encoding UvrD-helicase domain-containing protein — encoded protein: MTATSPLSLSAQAMMARPAAPYLEGLNAAQRAAVEALDGPVLMLAGAGTGKTKSLMARLAHLLTTRGVGLGEVLAVTFTNKAAKEMKQRLNETPFELGKRLFGEVKAWSGLPWMGTFHSLSVKILRRHAELAGLKSNFTILDTDDQLRLMKQLIAAAGIDEKRWPARLLAGLIDGWKNRALTPARVPGAEGAAFDNRGTELYEAYQDRLKTLNACDFGDLLLHVVTIFQAHPDVLQQYQRRFRYILVDEYQDTNVAQYLWLRLLAQSHRNICCVGDDDQSIYGWRGAEVGNILRFEKDFPGAQVIRLEQNYRSTAHILATASGLIAANEGRLGKTLWTEAEGGEKVRLIGHWDGEEEARWIGEEVEALQRGTRGHAGRSLDDMAILVRASHQMRAFEDRFLTIGLPYRVIGGPRFYERLEVRDAMAYFRLAVSPDDDLAFERVANTPKRGLGEKGMQDIQRTARAAGVSLIEAARGMLARREMGGKAANQMRAFVDGVDRWHAATLRPEKDGGESHIRLAETILDESGYTAMWQADKTPEAPGRLENLKELVKALEQFENLQGFLEHVALIMDNDTEESAEKVTIMTLHAAKGLEFPVVFLPGWEDGLFPSQRSMDESGRKGLEEERRLAYVGITRAEELCTVSFAANRRVYGQWQSQLPSRFIDELPPDHVEVLTPPGLYGGGYGAAGMASTLETRAARADVYNSPGWQRMQARAGARPVAQPREARHQVIDLAAVSPWSEGDRVFHAKFGYGRVTYVEGDKLDVDFEKAGMKKVIARFVTAADRAADLDDDVPF
- a CDS encoding pyruvate carboxylase, with protein sequence MPEFRKILVANRGEIAIRVMRAANEMGKKTVAVYAEEDKLSLHRFKADEAYRIGEGLSPVGAYLSIAEIIRVARESGADAIHPGYGLLSENPDFVDACDRAGLTFIGPKAETMRQLGDKASARRVAIAAGVPVIPATEVLGDDMAAVKAEAAAVGYPLMLKASWGGGGRGMRPILSEDELEAKVREGRREAEAAFGNGEGYLEKMIQRARHVEVQILGDKHGQIYHLYERDCTVQRRNQKVVERAPAPYLTEAQRAEVCDLGRRICAHVGYECAGTVEFLMDMDSGHFYFIEVNPRVQVEHTVTEEVTGIDIVQAQIRIAEGATLAEATGVARQDDITLSGHAVQCRVTTEDPQNNFIPDYGRLTAYRSATGMGIRLDGGTAYAGGVITRYYDSLLVKVTAWAQTPEAAIKRMDRALREFRIRGVATNLDFVINLLKHPTFLNNTYTTKFIDTTPELFQFRRRRDRATKILTYIADITVNGHPETAGRPKPPAEARAPRPPRALTDSPATGTRNLLEQKGPQAVADWLARQRKVMITDTTMRDGHQSLLATRMRSIDMIRVAPAYAANLPQLFSVECWGGATFDVAYRFLQECPWQRLRDLRAAMPNLMTQMLLRASNGVGYTNYPDNVVRAFVAQAARTGVDVFRVFDSLNWVENMRVAMDAVIEAGKVCEGTVCYTGDIDDPDRAKYDLKYYVERSRELKAAGAHILGLKDMAGLLKPAAARVLVRTLKQEVGLPVHFHTHDTSGLAGATVLAACEAGVDAVDAAMDAFSGGTSQPCLGSIVEALRHTDRDTGLDIAAIRAISNYWEGVRAQYAAFESGLPAPASEVWLHEMPGGQFTNLKAQARSLGLEERWHEVAQAYADANRMFGDIVKVTPSSKVVGDMALMMVAQGLTRAQVEDPAVEVAFPDSVVDMLRGNLGQPHGGWPAGILKKVLKGEAPLTERPGARLAPVDLEATRARVVAELGDDEGVAESVDDEDLNGYLMYPKVFMDYRQRHKTYGPVRALPTRTFFYGMEPGDEITAEIDPGKTLEIRLSAVGETGDDGEVKVFFELNGQPRVIRVPNRAVKARTAARPKAQDGNPAHVGAPMPGSVASVAAVAGKEVRAGDLLLTIEAMKMETGLHADRAARVKAVHVVPGAQIEAKDLLVEFE
- a CDS encoding phosphate ABC transporter ATP-binding protein — translated: MFDDAAAPESAPDLTRRPAVPVIEVRDLSLWYGPARALDGVSFDLFRAEILAFMGPSGCGKTTALKCLNRMHDAAPDVRIAGQIRMHGRDINAPDVDPPLHRRRFGWVAQKPNPFPGTIWHNVAAGPLMHGLCPTPAELAAHVEECLRRAHLWDEVKDNLHRMEALALSGGQQQRLCIARALSTRPEVLLMDEPTGSIDPIATAAVEDLLMQLKSELAIVVITHSIAQARRIADRVAFFHMGRLIETGPAAEVFAHPRTAETAGFLRGSFG